The following proteins are co-located in the Peromyscus maniculatus bairdii isolate BWxNUB_F1_BW_parent chromosome 23, HU_Pman_BW_mat_3.1, whole genome shotgun sequence genome:
- the Chlsn gene encoding protein cholesin isoform X1, giving the protein MRPSTSPTVSASSTVRHVRWQRPRPRAGGADAPASLSSQLDLVPVKSLGLCCGASWVSASRTSEVQEASPELSPEERRVLERKLKKERKKEEKKRLREAGIAAAPTAKGQTLAAKPSAAVLALEYLQGWAQKQKSWRFQKTRQTWLLLNMYDEDKVPDEHFSTLLDYLEGLKGSARELTVQKAEALMQELDEADPEPRDAGLRKMERLRQVLQLLS; this is encoded by the exons ATGCGGCCATCCACATCCCCGACTGTAAGTGCAAGCTCCACGGTGCGGCATGTGCGCTGGCAAAGGCCACGCCCACGAGCTGGGGGCGCAGACGCGCCTGCGTCACTGTCCAGCCAGCTGGATCTGGTTCCTGTCAAGTCTCTGGGGCTCTGCTGTGGAGCGTCCTGGGTCTCCGCCTCCCGCACCAGCGAG GTGCAGGAGGCCAGCCCTGAGCTGTCCCCAGAGGAGAGGAGGGTCTTggaaaggaaactgaagaaggaacggaaaaaggaagagaaaaagcgGCTACGGGAGGCGGGCATCGCTGCGGCTCCGACGGCCAAGGGCCAGACCCTGGCAGCCAAGCCCTCGGCGGCCGTTCTGGCCCTGGAATACCTCCAAGG GTGGGCCCAGAAGCAGAAGAGCTGGAGATTCCAGAAGACGAGGCAGACGTGGCTCTTGCTGAACATGTATGATGAGGACAAG GTTCCTGATGAGCACTTCTCTACCCTGCTGGACTACCTGGAGGGACTGAAGGGCAGTGCCCGTGAGCTGACGGTCCAGAAGGCCGAGGCGCTGATGCAGGAGCTCGATGAGGCCGACCCCGAGCCCCGAGATGCTGGGCTGCGGAAGATGGAGCGCCTCCGGCAGGTGCTGCAGCTACTCTCCTAA
- the Chlsn gene encoding protein cholesin isoform X4: protein MEVQEASPELSPEERRVLERKLKKERKKEEKKRLREAGIAAAPTAKGQTLAAKPSAAVLALEYLQGWAQKQKSWRFQKTRQTWLLLNMYDEDKVPDEHFSTLLDYLEGLKGSARELTVQKAEALMQELDEADPEPRDAGLRKMERLRQVLQLLS from the exons GTGCAGGAGGCCAGCCCTGAGCTGTCCCCAGAGGAGAGGAGGGTCTTggaaaggaaactgaagaaggaacggaaaaaggaagagaaaaagcgGCTACGGGAGGCGGGCATCGCTGCGGCTCCGACGGCCAAGGGCCAGACCCTGGCAGCCAAGCCCTCGGCGGCCGTTCTGGCCCTGGAATACCTCCAAGG GTGGGCCCAGAAGCAGAAGAGCTGGAGATTCCAGAAGACGAGGCAGACGTGGCTCTTGCTGAACATGTATGATGAGGACAAG GTTCCTGATGAGCACTTCTCTACCCTGCTGGACTACCTGGAGGGACTGAAGGGCAGTGCCCGTGAGCTGACGGTCCAGAAGGCCGAGGCGCTGATGCAGGAGCTCGATGAGGCCGACCCCGAGCCCCGAGATGCTGGGCTGCGGAAGATGGAGCGCCTCCGGCAGGTGCTGCAGCTACTCTCCTAA
- the Chlsn gene encoding protein cholesin isoform X3 — protein MEIMAAPTWVFRTDQPPPPGTCQKRTGKVQEASPELSPEERRVLERKLKKERKKEEKKRLREAGIAAAPTAKGQTLAAKPSAAVLALEYLQGWAQKQKSWRFQKTRQTWLLLNMYDEDKVPDEHFSTLLDYLEGLKGSARELTVQKAEALMQELDEADPEPRDAGLRKMERLRQVLQLLS, from the exons ATGGAGATCATGGCAGCCCCCACCTGGGTCTTCAGAACAGaccagccgccgccgccggggaCTTGCCAGAAAAGAACAGGCAAG GTGCAGGAGGCCAGCCCTGAGCTGTCCCCAGAGGAGAGGAGGGTCTTggaaaggaaactgaagaaggaacggaaaaaggaagagaaaaagcgGCTACGGGAGGCGGGCATCGCTGCGGCTCCGACGGCCAAGGGCCAGACCCTGGCAGCCAAGCCCTCGGCGGCCGTTCTGGCCCTGGAATACCTCCAAGG GTGGGCCCAGAAGCAGAAGAGCTGGAGATTCCAGAAGACGAGGCAGACGTGGCTCTTGCTGAACATGTATGATGAGGACAAG GTTCCTGATGAGCACTTCTCTACCCTGCTGGACTACCTGGAGGGACTGAAGGGCAGTGCCCGTGAGCTGACGGTCCAGAAGGCCGAGGCGCTGATGCAGGAGCTCGATGAGGCCGACCCCGAGCCCCGAGATGCTGGGCTGCGGAAGATGGAGCGCCTCCGGCAGGTGCTGCAGCTACTCTCCTAA